In Spirochaeta thermophila DSM 6578, the following proteins share a genomic window:
- a CDS encoding zinc-binding dehydrogenase, which yields MKTKAVRLYGVMDLRLEEFELPEPKDDEILARVVSDSICMSSHKLAMQGEAHKRVRHDLKKNPVMIGHEFCGVIEKVGKKWAHKYREGDKFAIQPALNYKGTLWAPGYSYEYIGGDATYVIVPNEVMEMDCLLPYTGEAFFLGSLAEPVSCIVGAYHAQYHTHPGSYHHEMGVKEGGSLALLAAAGPMGLCAIDYAIHGPRRPRRVVVTDIDQRRLDRAKELIPVEEARKEGVDLLYVNTSGAEDPADLLKGLNDGQPYDDVFVFAPVRAVVELGDRLLGPDGCLNFFAGPTDPEFKAELNFYKVHYEGHHLVGTSGGNTDDMREALTLISEGRLNPAAMITHVGGLNAVIDTTLNLDKIPGGKKLIYTHKRLDLVAIEDFEERGKSDPLYAELAKICARHHNLWNKEAEDYLLAHAPDI from the coding sequence ATGAAGACCAAGGCGGTACGCCTCTATGGTGTCATGGATCTGAGGCTCGAGGAGTTCGAGCTCCCGGAACCCAAGGACGATGAGATACTCGCCCGGGTGGTCTCCGATTCCATCTGTATGTCGAGCCACAAGCTGGCGATGCAAGGGGAGGCCCACAAGCGGGTGCGCCACGATCTCAAGAAAAATCCCGTCATGATTGGGCACGAGTTCTGTGGTGTGATAGAGAAGGTGGGAAAGAAGTGGGCGCACAAGTACAGAGAGGGTGACAAGTTCGCCATCCAGCCGGCCCTCAACTACAAGGGGACGCTCTGGGCGCCGGGGTATTCCTACGAATACATAGGAGGAGACGCCACGTACGTCATCGTCCCTAACGAGGTGATGGAGATGGACTGCCTCCTTCCCTACACGGGGGAGGCCTTCTTCCTGGGATCCCTCGCCGAGCCGGTCTCTTGTATCGTGGGGGCCTACCACGCGCAGTATCACACCCATCCCGGCTCCTATCACCACGAGATGGGGGTGAAGGAGGGGGGGAGCCTCGCCCTCCTGGCGGCTGCAGGACCCATGGGGCTCTGCGCGATAGACTATGCCATCCATGGTCCGAGGCGGCCCCGACGCGTGGTGGTCACCGACATAGATCAGCGGCGGCTGGATCGTGCAAAGGAACTCATTCCTGTGGAGGAGGCCCGCAAGGAGGGTGTCGATCTCCTCTATGTGAACACCTCGGGTGCGGAGGACCCGGCGGACCTCCTCAAGGGACTCAACGACGGGCAGCCCTATGACGACGTGTTCGTCTTCGCTCCGGTGAGGGCCGTAGTGGAGCTGGGGGACCGTCTGCTGGGACCCGACGGGTGTCTCAATTTCTTCGCCGGCCCCACCGATCCCGAGTTCAAGGCGGAGCTCAACTTCTACAAGGTGCACTACGAAGGCCACCATCTCGTGGGAACCTCGGGCGGCAACACCGACGACATGCGAGAGGCCCTCACCCTCATCAGCGAGGGCAGGCTCAATCCGGCCGCCATGATCACCCACGTGGGGGGCCTCAACGCCGTGATCGATACCACACTCAATCTGGACAAGATTCCGGGTGGAAAGAAGCTCATCTACACCCACAAGAGACTCGATCTGGTGGCCATAGAGGACTTCGAGGAGAGGGGAAAGTCCGATCCTCTCTATGCCGAGCTCGCGAAGATCTGTGCGCGACACCACAACCTCTGGAACAAGGAAGCAGAAGACTACCTTCTCGCCCACGCGCCCGACATCTGA
- a CDS encoding FGGY-family carbohydrate kinase — MDYAIAVIDIGMTNKKVSFFDDRLNLLEAAHRTFPPVRVDGIETHDLAGMEEWFLEELSRYADRFPVKAVAVTAHGATAVCVDEQGEPCVPCVYYTHEPGPAFHREFFERFGDPLDLQRRTGTAEFKALINLGKGLYFVKQRFPEGWARTKWILSYPQYWGYRLTGRIGAEWTYLGCHTYLWDFLAGEYSEVARSMGILPLLPREIRRPWDSLGTVSEVVSDRTGLAPNTIVTLGIHDSNASLLPYFVTERVGDFVLNSTGTWCVLMNPTDRYRMEEEELGKVVFYNISAMDTPIKTAIFRGGAEYEAYRELISRYAALDEDPDFIPMDYVDFLRRSDTFILPELIPGSGQFPGSPPGIVEGGRWFPYEEIVRGGRVPPVLREGKRAYTALTVSLVLQTLVALRRIGLRKGQKVFIEGGFRRNQAYCLLLSSALPDHPVYLSDLTEATSFGAAMTGRMALTGSGIEELSGDTSIRYTELEKHDVPGLKEYEQAWLDLIAQHTEKER; from the coding sequence ATGGACTACGCAATCGCAGTGATCGATATCGGCATGACCAACAAGAAGGTCTCGTTCTTCGATGACAGGCTCAACCTCCTCGAAGCCGCCCATCGGACCTTCCCCCCCGTACGGGTGGATGGAATCGAGACACACGACCTTGCAGGTATGGAGGAGTGGTTCCTGGAGGAGCTCTCCCGATACGCCGATCGGTTTCCCGTGAAGGCGGTGGCAGTGACGGCCCATGGGGCCACCGCGGTGTGCGTGGACGAGCAGGGGGAGCCGTGCGTCCCCTGCGTCTACTATACCCACGAGCCCGGTCCTGCCTTCCACAGGGAGTTCTTCGAGCGGTTCGGAGATCCCCTCGACCTCCAGCGACGGACGGGTACGGCCGAGTTCAAGGCGCTCATCAATCTCGGGAAGGGGCTCTATTTCGTGAAGCAACGCTTTCCGGAAGGATGGGCCCGTACGAAGTGGATCCTCTCCTACCCACAGTATTGGGGGTACAGGCTGACCGGGCGAATAGGGGCGGAGTGGACCTACCTGGGGTGTCACACCTATCTCTGGGATTTCCTCGCCGGAGAGTACTCCGAGGTGGCCCGTTCCATGGGCATCCTGCCCCTCCTCCCCCGGGAGATACGAAGACCGTGGGACAGCCTGGGAACCGTCTCGGAGGTCGTGAGCGATCGAACGGGTCTGGCCCCTAATACGATCGTCACCCTGGGGATACACGACTCCAACGCATCCCTCCTCCCGTATTTCGTCACGGAACGGGTGGGCGATTTCGTCCTCAACTCCACGGGCACCTGGTGTGTACTCATGAACCCCACTGATCGTTACCGGATGGAAGAGGAAGAGCTCGGCAAGGTGGTGTTCTACAACATCTCCGCCATGGATACCCCGATCAAGACTGCGATATTCAGGGGAGGGGCCGAGTACGAGGCGTACAGGGAGCTCATCAGTAGGTATGCCGCGCTCGATGAGGATCCGGATTTCATACCCATGGACTACGTGGATTTCCTGCGAAGGTCGGATACCTTCATCCTCCCCGAGCTCATCCCCGGTTCCGGCCAGTTTCCCGGCTCGCCTCCGGGTATCGTCGAGGGGGGACGGTGGTTCCCCTATGAAGAGATCGTACGGGGTGGGAGGGTCCCTCCCGTGCTTCGCGAAGGGAAGAGGGCCTACACGGCCCTGACGGTCTCCCTCGTGTTGCAGACCCTCGTCGCACTCCGGAGGATAGGCCTGCGAAAGGGACAGAAGGTCTTCATAGAGGGAGGATTCCGGAGAAACCAGGCCTATTGCCTCCTCCTCTCATCGGCACTTCCGGATCATCCGGTCTACCTTTCGGATCTCACGGAGGCGACGAGTTTCGGAGCAGCCATGACGGGGCGGATGGCGCTCACCGGCAGCGGTATCGAGGAGCTCTCCGGTGACACCTCGATACGGTACACCGAACTGGAGAAACACGACGTGCCCGGCCTCAAGGAGTATGAACAGGCCTGGCTCGATCTCATAGCACAGCACACAGAGAAAGAGAGGTGA
- a CDS encoding SDR family NAD(P)-dependent oxidoreductase, which yields MSLSESMRRVLPYIRGMLIGSTGRPVRLVPVVDPPGVPFEIDLSEMGEITEERVLHLLSTVAEEWRDERSGSRFLLVRLREEERCFRVEGRGGGPGRGEPGSPYEGLSTKGREDVVRGRVAVVTGGAQGFGEQIVRGLCASGAYVCIADLNAEGAERLADEINAEAGEPVAWAVQVNVADEGSVEGLFARIVEEAGGLDLCVSNAGVLRAGSVLSQSSEDFRFVTEVNYVAFFLVTKHAARIMRAQHLLAPRWYTDIVQINSKSGLAGSNKNGAYAGSKFGGIGLVQSFALELVEYHIKVNAICPGNFFDGPLWSDPEKGLFVQYLRAGKVPGARTVDDVRRYYESKIPMGRGCTGPDVMRALYYIVEQEYETGQALPVAGGQVMLH from the coding sequence ATGAGTCTGTCAGAATCGATGCGGAGGGTGCTCCCGTATATCCGTGGAATGCTCATAGGGAGCACCGGAAGACCGGTCCGACTCGTCCCGGTGGTGGATCCGCCGGGTGTTCCTTTCGAGATCGATCTTTCGGAGATGGGAGAGATCACGGAGGAGAGGGTCCTTCACCTCCTCTCCACTGTGGCCGAGGAGTGGCGGGATGAGCGCTCCGGATCACGTTTCCTCCTCGTGCGGCTTCGTGAGGAGGAGCGGTGTTTCCGTGTGGAGGGACGGGGCGGAGGTCCCGGGAGAGGTGAGCCGGGATCCCCCTACGAGGGGCTCTCGACCAAGGGAAGAGAGGATGTCGTGAGGGGAAGGGTAGCGGTGGTCACCGGGGGTGCGCAGGGCTTCGGGGAGCAGATCGTGCGGGGGCTCTGTGCCTCGGGGGCGTACGTGTGCATCGCCGATCTCAACGCAGAAGGTGCGGAGCGCCTCGCCGACGAGATCAACGCCGAGGCGGGGGAACCTGTGGCGTGGGCCGTCCAGGTGAACGTGGCCGACGAGGGTTCGGTGGAGGGGCTCTTTGCCCGGATCGTGGAGGAGGCGGGGGGGCTGGATCTCTGCGTGAGCAATGCGGGTGTGTTGCGGGCCGGCAGTGTCCTCTCCCAGTCCTCCGAGGACTTCCGGTTCGTCACCGAGGTGAACTATGTGGCGTTCTTCCTGGTGACGAAACATGCGGCCCGGATCATGCGGGCCCAGCACCTCCTGGCTCCACGGTGGTACACCGACATCGTACAGATCAATTCCAAATCGGGGCTCGCGGGATCGAACAAGAACGGGGCCTATGCCGGGAGCAAGTTCGGCGGCATCGGCCTCGTCCAGAGCTTCGCCCTCGAGCTGGTCGAGTACCACATCAAGGTGAACGCCATCTGTCCGGGCAACTTCTTCGATGGCCCCCTCTGGTCCGACCCGGAAAAGGGGCTCTTCGTGCAGTACCTCCGGGCCGGGAAGGTCCCGGGGGCCAGGACGGTGGATGATGTGCGACGCTACTACGAATCGAAGATCCCCATGGGAAGGGGATGTACCGGACCCGACGTGATGCGGGCCCTCTACTATATCGTGGAGCAGGAGTATGAGACCGGCCAGGCCCTTCCGGTGGCGGGTGGACAGGTGATGCTCCACTAG
- a CDS encoding PHP domain-containing protein, with protein MRMDPQFQKKETLRERINSPGLRKEERLEALSLYLEEHGLEGRRGEEVNNHIHTCYSFSPYTPSMAALRAAEAGLAVAGSVDHDSLAAAEEMVEASRFLGLGGIVGFELRVSFRNTPFGDRKLNNPDLEGVAYITVQGIPSGKWKEAEPILGPVREARARRTERMVARLGALLEEKGMPGLQWEEVVSLSCLRQGGTITERHLLMALAHRFVRTYGRGGRLVEGLVREWGLDPGSRLASYLSDPENPYLEYDLLGVLKAYFLERIYVSPDEDECPPVERVLPGLLDLDGVVAYAYLGDVKESPTGDKRAETFEDAFLDELIPFLKDLGFQAVTYMPPRNTRVQLERVQALCRRYELLEISGVDINSPRQSFNCPDILGPEYRHLIDTTWALVGHQRVADLDPSYGLFSSGGPFSRLPFGRRIEAYARVGREAVGLRSGEDVAALVEKMKREVL; from the coding sequence ATGAGGATGGATCCGCAGTTCCAAAAAAAGGAAACGCTCAGGGAGAGGATCAATTCCCCCGGGCTACGGAAAGAGGAGCGACTCGAGGCCCTCTCCCTCTACCTCGAGGAACATGGGCTCGAGGGGAGGAGAGGCGAAGAAGTGAACAATCACATCCACACCTGTTACAGCTTCAGCCCCTATACTCCTTCCATGGCGGCCTTGAGGGCTGCGGAGGCAGGGCTTGCAGTGGCGGGATCGGTGGATCACGATTCCCTCGCGGCCGCTGAAGAGATGGTGGAGGCGAGCAGGTTTCTGGGGCTTGGTGGCATCGTGGGCTTCGAGCTGCGGGTGAGCTTTCGGAACACACCCTTTGGAGATCGAAAGCTCAACAATCCCGATCTCGAGGGTGTGGCCTACATCACGGTACAGGGCATTCCGTCAGGGAAGTGGAAAGAGGCGGAACCCATCCTCGGCCCTGTGAGGGAGGCGAGGGCACGGCGTACCGAACGGATGGTCGCGCGGTTGGGCGCACTTCTCGAGGAAAAGGGGATGCCCGGTCTCCAGTGGGAAGAGGTGGTCTCCCTCTCCTGTCTACGACAGGGGGGAACCATCACGGAGCGGCACCTCCTCATGGCGCTCGCCCACAGGTTCGTACGCACCTACGGAAGGGGTGGGCGCCTCGTCGAGGGACTTGTCCGTGAGTGGGGTCTCGATCCCGGTTCGAGGCTCGCCTCGTATCTTTCCGACCCGGAGAATCCTTATCTGGAATACGATCTTCTCGGCGTGCTCAAGGCCTACTTCCTCGAGCGCATCTACGTGTCTCCCGATGAGGATGAGTGCCCTCCGGTGGAGAGGGTGCTCCCGGGGTTGCTCGATCTCGACGGTGTGGTGGCCTACGCCTACCTGGGGGACGTGAAGGAATCTCCCACCGGCGACAAACGCGCCGAGACCTTCGAGGACGCCTTCCTCGACGAGCTCATTCCCTTTCTCAAGGATCTGGGGTTTCAGGCGGTCACCTACATGCCGCCTCGGAACACGAGGGTCCAGCTCGAGAGGGTACAGGCCCTCTGCAGGAGGTATGAACTCCTGGAGATTTCCGGTGTGGATATCAACAGCCCCCGCCAGTCCTTCAACTGCCCCGATATACTCGGACCCGAGTACCGACATCTCATCGATACCACCTGGGCCCTCGTGGGACACCAGCGTGTCGCGGATCTCGACCCCTCCTATGGCCTCTTCTCCAGCGGAGGGCCTTTCTCCCGGCTCCCCTTTGGCCGGAGGATCGAGGCCTACGCCCGGGTGGGACGGGAAGCGGTCGGGTTGCGGTCGGGAGAGGATGTGGCCGCTCTCGTCGAGAAGATGAAACGGGAGGTGCTATGA
- a CDS encoding alpha-ketoacid dehydrogenase subunit alpha/beta, which translates to MPKNLMVTPEEVRKRATLKIDPIPLNQYRGNTEEELARYGKERLLRIYYDMRTIREFESMLDAIKKQGAWEGIKYDHKGPAHLSIGQEAAAVGQALNLDVEDFIFGSHRSHGEILAKCYSAIWKLDEQRLREVMEGYLDGEILAVVDRIPHTDVKDLAENFVLYGTLAEIFARKTGFNRGLGGSMHAFFVPFGVMPNNAIVGGSADIAVGAALYKRINRKPGIVIANIGDGSTGCGPVWEAMMLASMDQYRKLWPEEVGGAPPMLFNFFNNFYAMGGQTFGETMGYQVLARIGAGVNPENMHAERVDGYNPLAVADAVARKKELLLAGRGPVLLDTVTYRFSGHSPSDASSYRTEDEVKRWEKVDPLKGYADYLVKHGIATPEDLRKLDERVRQKLIPVVKLATDDEVSPRVPGTFIESVMFSNDRVDRFDDREPEVLQSLEENPRVKSIRRKERFGLDAEGKPLPKTKVFQLRDAIFEALVHRFLEDPTMAAWGEENRDWGGAFGVYRGLTELLPYHRLFNAPISEGAIVGAGVGYAICGGRAVVELMYCDFMGRAGDEIFNQMAKWQAMSAGLLRMPLVVRVSVGNKYGAQHSQEWSSLVAHIPGLKVMFPATPYDAKGMMNLALRGTDPVIFFESQLLYDVGEYFVPGGVPEGYYEIPEGQPALRKEGRDLTIATVGASLYKAVEAASVLESRFGVSAEVFDLRFIVPLDLEPIVESVKKTGRLLLVSEAVERGSYLHTIASKVQDLAFEYLDAPVVVIGSRNWITPAAEMESLFFPQVDWILDAVHERFFPLEGYTPLGMHAPEEVMRRYREGV; encoded by the coding sequence ATGCCTAAGAACCTTATGGTGACGCCCGAAGAAGTGAGGAAAAGGGCCACGTTGAAGATAGATCCCATCCCCCTCAATCAGTACAGGGGTAATACCGAGGAAGAGCTCGCGCGATACGGGAAGGAGCGTCTGCTGCGTATCTACTACGACATGAGGACCATCCGCGAGTTCGAGTCCATGCTCGATGCGATAAAGAAGCAGGGGGCATGGGAGGGTATCAAGTACGATCACAAGGGGCCCGCCCACCTGTCGATCGGCCAGGAGGCCGCTGCAGTAGGCCAGGCACTCAACCTCGACGTCGAGGACTTCATCTTCGGAAGCCACCGGAGTCACGGCGAGATCCTCGCGAAGTGCTATTCGGCCATCTGGAAGCTGGATGAGCAGCGTCTCAGGGAGGTGATGGAGGGCTATCTCGACGGGGAGATCCTCGCGGTGGTGGACCGGATTCCCCACACCGACGTGAAGGACCTCGCCGAGAACTTCGTGCTCTATGGAACACTCGCCGAGATCTTCGCACGAAAGACGGGTTTCAACCGGGGGCTCGGTGGATCCATGCACGCCTTCTTCGTCCCCTTCGGGGTGATGCCCAATAACGCCATCGTGGGAGGCTCGGCCGACATCGCGGTGGGAGCAGCCCTCTACAAACGCATCAATCGGAAACCCGGGATCGTGATCGCCAACATAGGCGACGGCTCCACGGGATGCGGACCGGTCTGGGAAGCGATGATGCTCGCCAGCATGGACCAGTACCGGAAGCTGTGGCCCGAAGAGGTGGGAGGTGCCCCTCCTATGCTCTTCAACTTCTTCAACAACTTCTATGCCATGGGAGGCCAGACGTTCGGCGAGACCATGGGCTACCAGGTACTCGCGAGGATAGGGGCAGGGGTGAACCCCGAGAACATGCATGCGGAGCGGGTGGACGGCTACAATCCGCTCGCGGTGGCGGATGCCGTCGCCCGGAAGAAGGAGCTGCTCCTCGCGGGGAGGGGTCCCGTGCTCCTCGATACCGTCACCTACCGGTTTTCCGGACACTCGCCCTCCGATGCCTCCTCGTATCGCACGGAAGATGAGGTGAAGCGGTGGGAGAAGGTGGATCCACTCAAGGGGTATGCGGACTATCTGGTGAAACACGGGATCGCCACTCCCGAGGATCTCCGGAAACTGGACGAGAGGGTGCGGCAGAAGCTCATCCCCGTGGTGAAGCTCGCCACCGACGATGAGGTCTCACCGCGGGTGCCGGGGACGTTCATAGAGTCGGTCATGTTCTCGAACGACAGGGTGGACCGGTTCGACGATCGGGAACCGGAGGTGCTCCAGTCTCTCGAGGAGAATCCTCGGGTGAAGAGCATCCGGAGGAAGGAACGCTTTGGCCTCGATGCGGAGGGAAAGCCTCTCCCCAAGACCAAGGTCTTCCAACTCAGGGATGCGATCTTCGAGGCACTCGTCCATCGGTTCCTCGAGGATCCCACCATGGCGGCCTGGGGAGAGGAGAACCGGGACTGGGGTGGGGCCTTCGGGGTCTATCGCGGGCTCACCGAGCTCTTGCCCTACCACCGGCTCTTCAATGCGCCGATCTCCGAAGGTGCCATCGTGGGGGCGGGTGTGGGGTATGCGATCTGCGGTGGACGGGCGGTGGTGGAGCTCATGTACTGCGATTTCATGGGCAGAGCGGGGGACGAGATCTTCAACCAGATGGCGAAGTGGCAGGCGATGTCCGCCGGACTCCTCAGGATGCCGCTCGTGGTCCGCGTCTCCGTGGGCAACAAGTACGGGGCCCAGCACAGTCAGGAGTGGTCGAGTCTGGTGGCCCACATCCCGGGGCTCAAGGTGATGTTCCCGGCCACCCCCTACGATGCGAAGGGTATGATGAACCTCGCCCTCAGGGGGACCGATCCCGTGATCTTCTTCGAGAGTCAGCTCCTCTACGACGTGGGAGAGTACTTTGTTCCTGGTGGGGTCCCCGAAGGCTACTACGAGATCCCCGAGGGGCAACCCGCCCTGCGTAAGGAGGGGCGGGATCTCACCATCGCCACGGTGGGGGCTTCCCTCTACAAGGCCGTGGAGGCGGCCTCGGTGCTCGAGTCCCGGTTCGGCGTTTCGGCCGAGGTGTTCGACCTCAGGTTCATCGTCCCCCTCGACCTCGAGCCCATCGTGGAATCCGTGAAGAAGACCGGCCGACTCCTCCTGGTGAGCGAGGCGGTGGAGCGGGGCTCGTATCTCCACACCATCGCCTCGAAGGTGCAGGATCTCGCGTTCGAGTATCTCGACGCCCCTGTGGTGGTGATAGGGAGTCGTAACTGGATCACTCCCGCGGCGGAGATGGAGAGCCTGTTCTTCCCGCAGGTCGACTGGATACTCGACGCCGTGCACGAGCGATTCTTCCCTCTCGAGGGGTATACGCCCTTGGGGATGCATGCCCCGGAGGAGGTGATGCGCCGGTACAGGGAAGGGGTGTAG
- a CDS encoding dihydrolipoamide acetyltransferase family protein produces the protein MAHEVVMPRFGSTVESAVIVEWKVKEGDTVTEETVLCEVETDKATFEVRAGKAGTVLRLLHAEGEDVPVLSPLAFIGEPGEDVSSEGVPREATSRDEAAAGRSPDPQERPSVPSPGEGREEGRIYASPRARRLAEREGVDLSGMKGSGPRGRIMERDVRAVIERRGRGVAPEGSDVRPRPAEAGVQGRPLSGIRRVIAQRMRESLSQTAQYTITMRAPARALLSFRRRCKESGDPEVSSITVNDLVLYAVSRALLPEYPMLNAHYDGTSLVLHPSVHLGVAVDTERGLVVPVVRDAASLSLLELSKRVKELSRAAQRGDLDPGLMKGSTFTVTNLGPLGVETFTPVLNYPEVAILGVGGIVPTPVYLDGDMDEVVHEPRLVLSLTCDHQVVDGAPAARFLKHLCEVIADIELWLAR, from the coding sequence ATGGCTCATGAAGTGGTGATGCCGAGATTCGGAAGCACCGTGGAATCGGCGGTGATCGTGGAGTGGAAGGTGAAAGAAGGGGATACGGTCACTGAGGAGACTGTCCTCTGCGAGGTGGAAACCGACAAGGCCACCTTCGAGGTGCGTGCGGGCAAGGCCGGTACGGTACTCCGCCTCCTCCACGCCGAGGGGGAAGACGTGCCTGTGCTTTCGCCCCTCGCGTTCATAGGAGAGCCAGGGGAGGACGTCTCCTCCGAGGGCGTTCCCCGAGAGGCGACGTCGCGTGACGAGGCGGCGGCAGGCCGGTCTCCTGACCCGCAGGAGAGGCCCTCCGTCCCGTCCCCGGGGGAGGGGAGGGAAGAGGGTCGCATCTATGCGAGCCCCCGGGCCCGCCGTCTCGCCGAGAGGGAGGGAGTGGATCTCTCGGGGATGAAGGGTTCGGGGCCGAGAGGGCGGATCATGGAGCGGGACGTGAGGGCGGTGATCGAACGGAGGGGAAGGGGTGTGGCTCCCGAGGGGAGCGACGTGCGGCCTCGGCCGGCGGAGGCGGGTGTGCAAGGCCGTCCCCTCTCGGGGATACGCCGGGTCATCGCACAGCGGATGAGGGAGTCGCTCTCCCAGACGGCCCAGTACACCATCACCATGCGGGCCCCTGCCCGGGCCCTCCTCTCGTTCCGGAGGAGGTGCAAGGAGTCGGGGGACCCGGAGGTTTCCTCCATCACCGTCAACGATCTCGTCCTCTACGCCGTCTCCAGGGCCCTCCTGCCGGAGTATCCCATGCTCAACGCCCACTACGACGGCACGTCCCTCGTGCTTCATCCCTCTGTCCATCTCGGGGTGGCGGTTGATACCGAGCGGGGGCTCGTGGTCCCGGTGGTGCGTGATGCCGCCTCGCTCTCCCTGCTGGAGCTCTCCAAGAGGGTGAAGGAGCTCTCCCGGGCGGCCCAGAGGGGTGATCTCGATCCCGGTCTCATGAAGGGGTCCACCTTCACGGTCACCAACCTCGGCCCGCTGGGGGTTGAGACCTTCACTCCCGTGCTCAACTATCCCGAGGTCGCCATCCTGGGGGTGGGCGGCATCGTGCCCACGCCGGTGTATCTGGACGGGGATATGGACGAGGTGGTCCATGAACCTCGGCTCGTATTGAGTCTCACGTGCGACCACCAGGTGGTGGACGGTGCGCCCGCCGCACGGTTCCTGAAACACCTGTGTGAGGTCATAGCCGACATAGAGTTGTGGCTCGCCCGGTGA
- a CDS encoding DeoR/GlpR family DNA-binding transcription regulator produces the protein MALEDLAERQQQILTLLAENGSLSVGDLARRFGVSEVTIRSDLKSLEERGLVNRTRGGATPALHRSILERMRLRTEEKHRIARAASSFVEDGMVVMIEAGTTTALIVRYLVGKRDVHIVTNSTLVFSYARLNPSLRITVVGGEFRRETESMVGPIALSTIQRLHVPLAFVGTDGFSLERGMTTHLFEGAEIVKAMRQHSVKTILVADSSKYGKVGFVHVLPLEEIDVVITDAGLPEDAREELREAGVDLIIV, from the coding sequence ATGGCACTTGAAGACCTTGCCGAACGGCAGCAGCAGATCCTCACCCTCCTGGCGGAGAATGGTTCCCTCTCGGTCGGTGATCTCGCACGGCGCTTCGGTGTGTCTGAGGTCACCATCCGGAGTGATCTCAAGAGCCTCGAGGAGCGGGGCCTGGTGAACCGCACGAGGGGGGGTGCCACGCCCGCCCTCCACCGCAGCATCCTGGAGCGGATGCGCCTCCGGACCGAGGAGAAACATCGGATCGCCCGGGCCGCGAGTTCCTTTGTGGAGGACGGGATGGTGGTGATGATAGAAGCAGGGACCACCACCGCCCTCATCGTCCGCTACCTTGTAGGGAAGAGGGATGTGCACATCGTGACCAACTCGACCCTCGTCTTCTCCTATGCCCGACTCAATCCCTCGCTGAGGATCACGGTGGTGGGGGGGGAGTTCAGACGGGAGACGGAGTCCATGGTGGGGCCCATCGCGCTCTCCACCATACAGCGCCTCCACGTGCCGCTCGCCTTCGTGGGCACCGACGGCTTCTCCCTCGAGAGAGGTATGACCACACATCTGTTCGAGGGAGCCGAGATCGTGAAGGCCATGCGGCAGCACTCAGTGAAGACGATCCTCGTGGCGGACTCTTCCAAATACGGGAAGGTGGGCTTCGTCCACGTCCTTCCGCTCGAGGAGATAGACGTGGTGATCACCGATGCGGGGCTCCCCGAGGACGCGCGGGAGGAGCTGCGGGAGGCTGGGGTTGATCTCATTATCGTGTAA